DNA sequence from the Salvelinus fontinalis isolate EN_2023a chromosome 33, ASM2944872v1, whole genome shotgun sequence genome:
TTTTTATGACTCCTTAAAGTAATCAATGTCCAGGTTAGGCTACATGTTATGTAAAGTGAGTGGTAGGCCTATATTATGATTAGAGCCTACAGCCCTACGCTTACACCTTTTCTTGCTTTCTCTTGTACACTGAATTGTATCATGTAAGAAGGAtttgcaagggggggggggggtttgagtTATTTGTCAGGGAGCCGGTTAGTGATGTCCCCACTGGCATGTGGTTGGtactagtgatgcaccgatataaCATTTTTGACCGATATCCTATATTTTACTTGCccaaaaaaacgataccgatatttaacattttagcggccttttaagcattctagtacggttaaatagttaacacatggacacagtggtctaaggcactgcatctcagtgcaagaggcgtcactatagtccttggttcgaatccaggctctatcacatctggccttgattgggagtcccatagggcggcacacaaatggcccaacgtcgtccgggtttggccaggtagaccatcattgtaaatacgaatttgttcataactgacttgcctagtttaaataaaggttacactgaccaaaaagtttttgttggcatttacgtatgtccccattaccagtaaaacataatcaaaacctatttctttcacttacgtTTCACTTTTGTGCTGAGGAAAATACTGACTGAGTCAGGAGCTTATTTCTCAAATCAGCTAGCTAGTGTGTTaaagtttcaaacatgttctcagtATTTTCCTCAGCACGAAATCCACggcgacccactgtgctgtcagactcagcatgctcatggggctgatatcgctggtccaaatgtcagttgtgacgctaatagcagtgacgctattactgtgtagctccggtagggcaacatctgaaaaatagcggacttgttagtgtgtaccggtgctcgaccagtcagcgaaagccaacatcacccggCAACAGAGAACGGATAATTGTCATGGGCAATGAATACCGTtgtcttggcgttaatggattttgcctttgagttgtctcgctgaaatgttcttactctttcaaatgactgctcggtccacacagcagacattgtgggttaGGTTAGGAAAGCTTTCAGCGAGACAACGGAAGCATGCACGGGAGCACcggctgttctggatgactgtgtgataacgctctcggtagcctatgtgagcaagacctttaaacaggtcaacattcacaaggccacggggccagatggattaccagggtgtgtactcaaagcatgtgcggaccaactggcaagtgtcttcactgacattttcaacctctccctgaccgagtctgtaatacctacatgtttcaagcagaccaccatagtccctgtgcccaaggaagcgaaggtaacctgcctaaatgattactgccccgtAGCTGTCTCACACCAGCATCCACCCGGATACCCTAGGCCCAGTCCaacttgcataccgccccaacctcaatcacactgccctttcccacctggataaaaggaacacctatgtgagaatgctgttcattgactacagctcagtgttcaacaccatagtgcccatgaagctcatcactaagctaaggagccTGGGACTTaacactgcaactggatcctggacctcctgacgggcctcccccaggtggtaagggtaggcaacaacacatctgccacactgatcctcaacactggggcccctcaggggtgtgtacttagtcccctcctgtactccctgtttaacCACAACTGCGTTGCCAAACGACTCCAAAACCATTAAGTTTGCCCacaacaacagtggtaggcctgatcaccgacaacgatgagacagctgatagggaggaggtcagagacctggcagtgtggtgccaggacaacaacctctccttcaacgtgaacaagacaaaggagattatcgtggactacaggaatagGAGGGCTGAACACGCCACCATTCACagcaacggggctgtagtggagcgggtcgagagtttcaatttccttgatgtccacatcaccaatgaactatcatggtccaaacacaccaagactgtCGTGAAAAGGGTACGACAAAACCTTTTACCCCTCAGGGGACTgagaagatttggcatgggtccccagatcctcaaagttatacagctgcaccatttagagcatcctgaccggttgcatcaccgcctggtatgtcagctgctcggcatctgaccgtaaggcgctacagagggtagtgcgtacggcccagtacatcactggggccaagcttcctgcaatccaggacctatatcataggcggtgtcagaggaaagcccctaAAATTGTCAAATTGACAGTCGCCCAAGTCATAAACCTTTCCCTGCTATTGCACGTCAAGCAGTACCggagccaagtctaggaccaaaaggctccttaacagcttctacccccaagccataagactgaacaattaataaaatggccaccggactttcattgatttcccccccccccccccccccccccccccccccatttgttttgtacactgctgctactctctgtttatctatgcatagtctctTACgcgcctgctgctgcctaccactgctcagtcagactgctctatcaaatcatagacttaattataataaaacgCATATGAGCCAATGCTCATTAATACGGTCAAATCCGTAAACTaccatttagaaaacaaaacatttattctttcagtgaaatacggaaccattccgtattttatcgaacgggtggcatccataagtctaaatattgctgttacgttacacaaccttcaatgttatgtcataattgtgTAAATTCTGGCAAATGAGTTCACAGTTCGCCAAggggcccaaactgttgcatataccctgactgcttgcactgaacgcaagaggaGTGACaaattccctagttaatattgcctgctaacatgaatttctttgaactaaaatgcaggtttaaaaaatatatactttgtattgattttaagaaaggcattgatgtttatggttaggtgcaTTTGTGCAAAGattgcgcttttgttaaatcatcaccggTTTGGCGAAGTAGGTTCTGGTTCAATGATAAATttacaggcaccgcattgattatatgcaacgcaggacaagctagttaactacacatggttgatgatattactaggttaactagtgattatgtgaagagtAAACTTATCTtattaaaaaaacaatcaatgctagctagcaacttaaattggctccttgcagccacaaggtccttttgacgctgcactcgTAACAAGTGGTCAGCCtaccacgcagtttcctcgtggattgcaatgtaatcggccataatcggcatccaaaaaagccaattaccgattgttatgaaatcttgaaatcggccatgctgtttaattggtcgacctctagtacaaaTTACCACAACTAACATGTACCCCTGCGCACTGACtccggtaccccctctatatactttagtttatttggtcaatattttcttaactcttcttgaactgcactgttgattaagggcttgtaagtaagcatttcacagtaaggtctacacttgttgtcaCATGCGCCCGAATACAAAGTTTGATTTGTATAGCGCAACATTTTTACATGGCGTCATTACGTAATGTACCTACgttataggtatgcacgtcagttTTGCACATCGGAGTTAAACTAGACATCGTGCTGAtgtcgatgttggcatttttagctaatattggACGATTCCAatttgttcaccgatatatcgtgcatcacTAGTTGGTACGTAATTAGTTCCCCAAGTGGCAGGCCAGTGACATTTTCAACAGGTTTACTGACCGGTGAAAAAGGTTAGTGGGTCACGGCACTCTGTTTGAGGAGGACTATATGGTGTTTTAGTACAATAACATCCATTATTTAGGTTAGCCAACACATTGCATGATGTTTGAACTGTGATATCTAGTGAAACTTCAGAACCTAAGCAACAGCTGGCCACAggtggttggtggcaccttaattgaggaggacgggctcgtggtaatggctggagcggaatcagtggaatggtatcaaatgcatcacatggtttccatgtgtttgattccatttgctccgttccgcctatttattatgagccatcctcccctctgcAATCTCTGCTGGTGTGTAGAATATAACCTCAAAGATATAAACTTCAACTGACTGGGACAATTGTTAAATGCAAAAATATCTGTAGGCTAACAGACAAACCTAATTGTTTCTATGTGCTAAAAACATGGCCTACTATAAATCAGACTTTTCCTGCCTTGTTCAgcggcagaacggcagatttttaccttgtcggctcggggattcaatccagcaacctttcggttactagcccaacgctctaaccactaggctacctgccgcccctcaatAATGAGTCCTTGTTTAAATGATTATCCCCCTCCCTCCACAAGATGTTAGTTCTGCATGTGGATGTATGATTTAATGTTTTGTTATTTGCCCTTTTGCAGCCGGCTCTGTGTCCAAAGCTGCCTCCCTGCATTGGACAGGAGAGCGTGTGGTGAGTGTACTGCTGCTGGCCATGGGGCCTGCTGCCTACTACTTCCCTGGACCTGCTATTGACTACTCACTGGCTGCTGCTCTCACCCTGCATGGCCACTGGTAAGACAAGTTTCACCTCTAAAAATGTTAATTGGTTTAAAGGGCACTGGCCAGCTGTCTCTCTTCCTTATTCTGGTTAAATGTTTTTCCTTTCATATTTCCAATAAAACTATAATTTCTTGACAAAATTGTTGCACATGTTCCCGAATAAGCTCAGACCATAGTTTTTCAGCTTGAAATGTACTTGTTGTGACTACAGTCGGAAGCTTTTATGGAGGACAATAGTGAATAGAGTAGGCAAGTGGTTGGGATAACCAATCAAGTCTGTCCACTACATTTCAGCTCATGCAAAAACAGTTTTGTTCTTAACATTTATTTAGCTTTCATTTACGAGAGCTTTTTGATTTTTGAAGAGGTGGGCTTAATGTCGCCCTGGGGCACTATGCCATTGCTAGACCACTGACTAAATGAAAGTGGCAGGTTTAAAGCACAAATCCTAGTCATGTGTGGTGTTAATACCCCTTAGGTTTTAGTTTTGGGTACTTGGATATCCTCAAGGCATGTCCCTCTAATGAAAACCAGCTAATTGTCAAACTTGTCACTGAGGAGTTGAAACGCTCATATTTTTTTGAACATCAAGATGACGCTTAAGAATGCTGGTCATGTGTAATACACCATGGCTTTTCCATGTGTGCTACTTTTGTGAAGTAGGCAGCCATTTTTAAAACCGCGCTCCACATATGTTCCAGGAGATCAGTACCATTTAACTTTGCCTTACTGGCTAAGGCTGTGTGAGTGCTGCTATTTGAGCTAGAGTCATCAAATACCACCATTGTCCAGTTAACTGAGGAACACTATGAACACGCCTACGAAGCTCTGTCCTCAAGGCCACTGCTAAGCCAACCTTATTTACATATCTCACCATTCCTTATCCCTTAATGCTTACAGTTCTGTTTGTTCTCAATGTAATGGTattgcttctgtccctctccttacCCCAACCTGGGCTCTAACCATGGACCCTccgaacacatcaacaacagtcacccacaaaagccgcagcccttgcagagcaaaggaAGCGactacttctaggtctcagagcGTCGTCATTGATTGAACGCTACTAGGTcgcactgctaactagctagccatttcacatgggCTACATAAACAGGACAAGACACCCCACCCTGTAGTCTAAACAAAGAATAACTTAACTAAGATCACATGATGGTGCCTTGAGCTGTTGGTGTGTTCTCTGGTGAGTTTTTGATGGTATGCCACTCTGATAGGCCCACATTACGATcaagtagcctacttggccacttaACTGTAActttaaagtgggtacagcctcagtgttcacagtacacacatactgaaagttgcacagaattttcacaactttcaagtttgcgctcagacCTGGAATTTGTTCAGTGCCCCAAAACATTTGAGAACAATGGTTAAATGATTAGCCACTTTAATTTTGCCCTTGTTTACCAAAAATGTAATAGGGAGTGTTACTTAGCCTTTTTAGCACTAAATCACTGGCTATTCAGTAATATTGTGGTTCTAAGCAGTCTCATACATTTCTTGTATTGTCTTATCTTCCCAGGGGGCTTGGACAAGTCTTAACGGACTACGTTCATGGTGAACCGAAGATAAAGATGGCCAACGCAGGCCTCTTCCTGTTGTCGACTGTCACCTTTGCCGGTCTCTGCTACTTCAACTACAACGATGTAGGCATTTGCAAAGCGGTGGCCCTATTATGGAGCAAATGAATGGACTGAGGTTTGGGATGGGGGTGCGCGGGCACTGGGACATCGGCCATCTTGTTCTGGTATGATTTTAAACATTCAAGGGATTATGTacatttctataaatatataatTTCACAAGTGTTGTAATTCATGTTGAGGTTTGTTGTGCTTCAACAGGCCTGTTAATGATCTGCTCCTGTTGATTTATGATGTGGACTAAACTAAATATAAGTTGTCCTTCTGACCCCAATCAAACATGCATACTGTAACATGTATGCTGTCGTTTAGTGAAATGTTATACGGTTAACTTCTACCTGGGGCCTGTTAGAGGGTGCAATTTTACAGAACGCGTCGATAGAAATGCGTTTTGTAGATAGAATAGGGAATTGTCAGGTTTATTCGATGTATTTCTAGCTTCCTCTCACTGAGTTCACTCCTGTTATCAAGCTGCTATATTCCAAACACTTTGTGTAATGCTTATGAGGAAGTATCCAGTGATTTACATGTCCTTAATTTCAGATCTACTATGGCAAATTACTTCATCTCTTCTGTACTAAATTAATTTATTATGTAGACATTgcattctgttttgtgtctgtcaCCAATCTGTAAATACCAGCTAGTGCCCTTCAAGACCATTGCAGTCAGCTTAGTGCCAGACATTTAGTCTGATTTGATTGACAAGAGAAAATGGGTGTGACCACTAGCAGTATTTAAACCACGTAGCCATACTGTTCTGGACATTAAGGGTCTGTTCAGAAGGGGTGTGATGTTATAAAACGTTCAGATATGCATTTTGTAGAACGTATGATTTGTCATGCAGAATTGGGCATCGCCGCAGCTCTATTCATGACATTTCTAACTGCAACGTTCTAAACATTTCACCTCACTGAGCACATCCCAGGTTGAGCATGTAGAAAAGTAGCCATACTGATCTGTACACCATTGCGCTTCCACTTGTACCAACCCTGTTTGTTGTCAGTCAAATGATAATATCCTGGTTTTATAGTAATGTGCATAATTTACTTGCACAGCTGTGCCTGTTGGCAGTAATTCAATTTTACATTTATCAGATCATTTGTATGTATGAACAGCTGCTAAGCGTCAACCAGTAAAGTGCAGCTGGCATCAAATATGAAGTTAAGTCATGAGTGCATGCACTTGGTCAAAATGGCATCGTTTTATTTTGTACTGTTGGGAGTGTCGGCTGAAACAAGTAGGAGTTGTCCTAGTTAAACAGCCAAGAAACATGAAGGTCTTTGTCCTACTACTACACATGTCTGAAAGCTTAAATGGCTTTGGAAATTCAACTGTTTTGTCTTTATTAGGTCTCGTTGATTTATACATATCACCAATCCGTTCGGTCAGATTGTAACGCACAAATTAGCTTTGGGAAGAATGCACCTTAAACCTCTAAAGAATAAAATGGATATTATGGATTGTGTTTGACAAGATTACAGATTTCTGTTTATGTATTGAGTGGATGGTAAACTACACACATGTAGAATGTGTCTGTCCGTATTCTGATGGATTATTAACATTTGTCATTTGAATGACGTGTGCACTGCAGATATTAGTGTAATCATTAAACTCAACTGTTGATAATGACTAAGCTCTTTAATACTTGAATGGGTATTTAAGCATTAACACAAATGGTCCCTCATTGTAAAAATTACTTTCTATGCTATATGCACTGCTGATGAGTTCAGTGGTTTAACAAAAGTACCATAAACTGTCAAATTCCAGGATTTTGTAAATCCATAAACACTCGGGCACCTCCCTGAGGACTAACTTCATGAGCTCTGCATCTGGTCCAGCCTCAAAGCTCAAGTAGCACGTACCCGGCCTGACTGAAATCTGCAGTTAGTTGTTCCATGAAGAGCACAGGCAAAGATTGCTCCTGGGGGAAAATAAGGAAGGGTTTTTTGGTTACCTTTTGTCTTGTCAGTGTGAAGTGTGTTTGTGCAAACAGCTGGTATGAAGGTACAGTAATATTCACACCTGGGTTGTGTTCAATTGGGAGAAACTGAAATGGTCTTGTCTCATAAGGGGaacacagatgttttttcttgaaCTGCTAAACTCAACCCAAAGGCTAAAGAGACGTTTCAATGTGTGTTTGTTGCTTTCTGGGATGTTCAGCTGGACAATAAGGCCATACATTACATGTAATGTAGATGTAAGCACTGTTCATTTCAAAATTAATGCAAATGTCTGTATATGCTTACCAGTGGTTTGGCAGAAACTCCTTTTTGGTTCCAATTCTTACAGCACACCATATAAGTTTGCTTAAAAGGTGATGACACAGTCAGAGAGAGTAACAGCCCTTCCTCTGGGCATGTCATTGTTTCTATAGAATCGGATATTGAACCAGCAATCATCTAGAAACCAGAAAACAAGACAAGATATGCATTCAACAAAGGGAAACGCTGTATGTCTTGCAGCAGTATGCGTACAAAAGTACTTTTGTCATGAATGTCACATGATCTTTCCCGGTGTATGGGGTTGTGATATGCAGGAGCCTAATCTCTgtacagggttggggagtaacggattacagaaacggtaactgtaatccgtaAAATCACCAGCAAAAATAGTGTAATCAGATACTTTTGGAAAAACtggaggattacttttaaattcagaaaggatgtttgcaaaaGAAATTTTTGACACatatcaatgacattcaaatcaggcTTGAAAAAATGTGCAAATGTAAATTTGTTCCAattgagcgagtctgaccacaagtcagagaccactatgataacACACCAAATatgtttgatggatcgcggggaAAAAGAGCAGGT
Encoded proteins:
- the LOC129832174 gene encoding succinate dehydrogenase [ubiquinone] cytochrome b small subunit B, mitochondrial-like, yielding MAAIVRISSVCHRGVKLQFYRSSLLAQHLVTQQKDQDRSYLLTARIHGSSSLRAGSVSKAASLHWTGERVVSVLLLAMGPAAYYFPGPAIDYSLAAALTLHGHWGLGQVLTDYVHGEPKIKMANAGLFLLSTVTFAGLCYFNYNDVGICKAVALLWSK